From the Pseudobacteroides sp. genome, one window contains:
- a CDS encoding sensor histidine kinase codes for MFFSIKTKLVVFFVTLILAMSVVSYFVFLQYSSFVHNLKSLDNIMEDINKTQSDLANDIVLTRFVPRNFDSQVSSNKLINDINDAFYLKLMDPSEYATYRSIQEMVLSYTEEAKEALRAKSGRNPEKSLIHFNKSEKIAGYMKEQINKLVSSYRIGLVQKMQNQYIIVITLFATAFVSIVFSIVFSGRITRHIMNLTKVAHIVSGGKFDIEEIPITGKDEISILTSAFNTMISNIKKLISEIKEKAEVEKKLKQKEVENLEINNLLKEAELRALQAQINPHFLFNTLGCVAHTALKEDADKTYDLIMSVADLFRYNLSRSHKYGTLRDEINNIKEYINIQKARFNDKFEFSVQIEDDSLLDITIPCLSIQPIVENSFLHGIEKIEKPGIIKISVFKKQKNIVVEIWDTGVGMSEARIKEIMSDDPLPDFNVPAGHTTSLGLKNVIKRLRLFYRKRDVIEIKSQVGESTSVILYLPAEME; via the coding sequence ATGTTTTTTAGTATTAAAACCAAACTAGTAGTGTTTTTTGTAACATTGATTTTAGCAATGAGCGTTGTAAGTTATTTTGTTTTTCTCCAGTATTCATCATTTGTTCACAACCTGAAGTCTCTTGATAATATTATGGAGGATATCAATAAAACACAATCCGATCTTGCAAATGACATCGTGCTTACAAGGTTTGTGCCTAGAAATTTTGATTCACAGGTAAGCTCCAACAAGCTGATAAACGATATAAATGACGCTTTCTATCTAAAGCTTATGGATCCTTCGGAATATGCAACCTATAGAAGTATTCAAGAAATGGTGCTATCCTATACCGAAGAAGCAAAGGAAGCCCTTCGTGCCAAATCAGGAAGGAATCCGGAAAAATCCCTCATACATTTTAATAAATCTGAGAAAATAGCAGGTTATATGAAGGAACAAATCAATAAGCTGGTTTCTTCCTACAGGATAGGTCTTGTCCAAAAGATGCAGAACCAGTACATTATAGTAATAACGCTTTTTGCAACAGCATTTGTAAGCATTGTTTTCTCCATTGTATTCTCAGGAAGGATAACAAGACATATAATGAATCTTACAAAGGTTGCACATATTGTTTCAGGTGGCAAATTTGATATTGAGGAGATTCCCATAACTGGAAAAGATGAAATAAGCATTCTTACGTCAGCATTTAACACAATGATTTCCAATATAAAAAAGTTGATTTCTGAGATAAAGGAAAAGGCTGAGGTGGAAAAGAAGCTGAAACAAAAGGAAGTTGAGAATCTTGAAATAAATAATCTTCTTAAAGAGGCGGAGCTTAGAGCATTACAGGCACAAATCAACCCTCACTTTCTTTTTAATACGCTAGGCTGTGTAGCACATACTGCATTAAAGGAAGATGCTGATAAAACATATGATCTGATAATGTCGGTGGCTGACTTGTTTCGCTACAATCTCTCAAGATCCCATAAATACGGCACCTTGAGGGATGAGATAAATAATATTAAGGAGTACATAAATATACAAAAGGCTAGGTTTAATGACAAATTTGAATTTAGTGTCCAGATAGAAGATGACAGCCTGCTGGATATAACAATACCATGCCTCAGTATCCAGCCTATTGTTGAAAATTCTTTCCTGCATGGTATAGAAAAGATAGAAAAACCGGGTATTATTAAAATAAGTGTGTTTAAGAAACAAAAAAATATTGTTGTAGAGATATGGGATACCGGTGTTGGCATGAGTGAGGCAAGGATAAAAGAAATAATGTCGGATGATCCCCTTCCGGATTTTAATGTCCCTGCAGGACACACCACAAGCCTTGGATTAAAAAACGTAATTAAGCGATTGAGATTGTTTTACCGGAAAAGGGATGTGATAGAAATAAAGAGCCAAGTGGGAGAAAGTACAAGCGTTATTCTTTATCTTCCTGCAGAAATGGAGTGA